The following are encoded together in the Magnetospirillum gryphiswaldense MSR-1 v2 genome:
- a CDS encoding GNAT family N-acetyltransferase: protein MIIRASTPADIAAAQAIYAHHVLTGTASFELAPPSLEEMARRRSALTDKGLPWLVAEQDGRMLGYAYAGPYRTRPAYDWTLEDSIYIHPDSHGQGIGKALLTKLIDECTALGYRQMVAVIGDSANAGSVGLHRSCGFHHAGILKAVGWKFGRWIDSVLMQRSLGDGASQPITG from the coding sequence CATCCGCGCCTCGACCCCCGCCGACATCGCCGCCGCCCAGGCCATTTATGCCCATCATGTGCTGACCGGCACCGCCAGTTTCGAACTTGCGCCGCCCTCGCTCGAGGAAATGGCCCGGCGCCGCTCGGCCCTGACCGACAAGGGCCTGCCCTGGCTGGTGGCGGAACAAGATGGCCGAATGCTGGGCTATGCCTATGCCGGTCCCTACCGCACCCGCCCGGCCTATGATTGGACGCTGGAGGATTCCATCTACATCCATCCCGATTCCCACGGCCAGGGCATCGGCAAGGCGCTGTTGACCAAGCTGATCGACGAGTGCACGGCCTTGGGCTATCGCCAGATGGTGGCGGTGATCGGCGATTCCGCCAATGCCGGCTCGGTCGGCCTGCACAGGAGTTGCGGCTTCCACCATGCCGGCATACTGAAGGCGGTGGGCTGGAAATTCGGGCGCTGGATCGACAGCGTGCTGATGCAACGATCCTTGGGCGACGGGGCCAGCCAGCCGATCACAGGCTGA
- a CDS encoding hemerythrin domain-containing protein, whose protein sequence is MRPTDTYRKHHQELRAIADRIEAVLDAAAIARDPTAAALAVRELFGKFSIHLALEDNSLYPRCLRHDDDGLRRVAQRFQTEMGDLGQRFDTYKRSWPGPLAITRDPPRFVADTIAMLQQLKARVGREESEFYDLVDKVA, encoded by the coding sequence ATGCGCCCCACCGACACCTATCGCAAGCATCACCAGGAATTGCGAGCCATCGCCGACCGTATCGAGGCGGTTCTGGACGCCGCCGCCATCGCCCGCGATCCCACCGCCGCCGCCCTGGCGGTGCGGGAATTGTTCGGCAAATTCTCCATCCACCTCGCGCTTGAGGACAACAGCCTGTATCCGCGCTGCCTGCGTCACGATGACGACGGCTTGCGCCGGGTGGCCCAGCGTTTTCAGACCGAGATGGGCGATCTGGGCCAACGCTTCGACACCTACAAGCGCAGCTGGCCCGGCCCCCTGGCCATCACCCGCGACCCACCCCGTTTCGTCGCCGACACCATCGCCATGCTGCAACAGCTGAAGGCGCGGGTCGGGCGCGAGGAGAGCGAATTCTATGATCTGGTCGACAAGGTGGCGTGA
- a CDS encoding D-alanyl-D-alanine carboxypeptidase family protein: protein MRHLALALPVLLLIAAPAIAASPGPASIVVDAASGAVLEQDQAGQPRHPASLTKMMTLYVAFQALSEGKTSLNTPLTVSERAAGQGGSVLGLKTGKTIALADALKSLVVRSANDAAVAIAEHVAGTEDSFAQRMTEQARRLGMTATSFRNATGLTAPGHLTTARDMAVLAMALKRDFPQHWPLFATTSMRWGSSQLPTVNGFVTSYPGAEGLKTGFTCPAGYNLAAAASRNGRSAIAVIMGAAAKEQRLALTTSLLNKAFAAPAQGNLTQLINLGQIAPDLSAQVCAGGIMPGDAAGATRMPPGWAMEVAFGRDEKDVRRKLALRHKEVARALGGGKAVVVLKPFDGGLRYRGIIAGLSEAKVVPVCLKLRQTDENNCLVLPPAAVEGAVEAERRWRMFSAR from the coding sequence ATGCGCCACCTTGCCCTTGCCCTGCCCGTCCTGCTGCTGATTGCGGCCCCTGCCATCGCCGCAAGCCCGGGGCCGGCCAGCATCGTCGTCGATGCCGCCAGCGGCGCCGTGCTGGAGCAGGATCAGGCCGGCCAACCCCGCCACCCGGCCTCGCTGACCAAGATGATGACCCTGTACGTGGCCTTCCAGGCCCTGTCCGAGGGCAAAACCAGCCTGAATACACCCCTCACCGTTTCCGAACGTGCCGCCGGCCAGGGCGGGTCGGTGCTGGGGCTGAAGACCGGCAAGACCATCGCCTTGGCCGACGCGCTGAAATCGCTGGTGGTGCGCTCGGCCAACGATGCCGCAGTGGCCATCGCCGAGCACGTGGCCGGTACCGAGGATTCCTTTGCCCAGCGCATGACCGAACAGGCCCGCCGCCTGGGCATGACCGCCACCAGTTTCCGGAACGCCACCGGCCTGACCGCGCCCGGTCATCTGACCACGGCTCGGGACATGGCGGTGCTGGCCATGGCACTGAAGCGCGATTTTCCCCAGCATTGGCCGCTGTTCGCCACCACCTCCATGCGCTGGGGTAGCAGCCAGCTCCCCACCGTCAACGGCTTCGTCACCTCGTATCCAGGGGCCGAGGGGCTGAAGACCGGCTTCACCTGCCCCGCCGGCTACAATCTGGCCGCCGCCGCCAGCCGCAACGGTCGCAGCGCCATCGCCGTCATCATGGGTGCTGCCGCCAAGGAACAGCGTCTGGCCCTGACCACCAGCTTGCTCAACAAGGCTTTCGCCGCCCCGGCCCAGGGCAACCTGACGCAACTGATCAATCTCGGTCAGATCGCCCCCGATCTGTCGGCCCAGGTCTGCGCCGGCGGCATCATGCCCGGCGATGCCGCCGGGGCCACCCGCATGCCGCCCGGCTGGGCCATGGAAGTGGCTTTCGGACGCGATGAGAAGGACGTCCGCCGCAAATTGGCCCTGCGTCACAAAGAAGTGGCGCGTGCCTTGGGCGGCGGCAAGGCCGTGGTGGTGCTGAAGCCGTTCGACGGCGGCCTGCGCTATCGCGGCATCATCGCCGGCCTGAGCGAAGCCAAGGTGGTGCCGGTGTGCCTGAAATTGCGTCAGACCGATGAAAACAACTGCCTGGTTCTCCCCCCGGCGGCCGTGGAAGGGGCAGTGGAGGCGGAACGGCGCTGGCGTATGTTCTCGGCCCGCTGA
- a CDS encoding substrate-binding periplasmic protein produces the protein MRALMLLCLILGLAASPARAQDVAVGITTTAQPFVITDPSGRLDGFNVELARLLCARMGRTCSLEPTTFPQLLSRIEEGTFQMGFGNTLKTPEREKKMLFSAPIWRSTSSFVTATTRPAIDPTQARGQLRTCVVRKSMQEAFLAAQPGPDENIVAISTYRELFDGLTGGACDAALLPTVNVLDFLNREQGRGYDYSGPPVDDSRLSGSVHIVVSKSRPDLLTALDAAISAIKLDGSYRILMARHFPFDIN, from the coding sequence ATGCGCGCCCTGATGCTTTTGTGTCTGATCCTGGGCCTTGCCGCATCGCCGGCACGGGCCCAGGATGTTGCCGTCGGCATCACCACCACCGCCCAGCCTTTCGTCATCACCGACCCCAGCGGTCGGCTGGATGGCTTCAACGTCGAACTGGCCCGCCTGTTGTGCGCCCGCATGGGCCGCACCTGCTCGTTGGAGCCCACCACCTTTCCCCAATTGCTGAGCCGGATCGAGGAAGGCACCTTCCAGATGGGGTTCGGCAACACCCTGAAAACGCCGGAACGGGAAAAGAAGATGCTGTTTTCCGCCCCCATCTGGCGGTCAACCAGCAGCTTCGTCACCGCCACCACCCGGCCGGCCATCGATCCCACCCAGGCACGGGGGCAATTGCGGACCTGCGTGGTGCGCAAAAGCATGCAGGAAGCCTTTCTCGCCGCCCAGCCCGGCCCCGACGAAAACATCGTCGCCATCAGCACCTATCGCGAACTCTTCGACGGCCTGACCGGCGGCGCCTGTGACGCCGCCTTGCTGCCCACCGTCAATGTGCTGGACTTCCTCAACCGCGAGCAGGGGCGCGGTTATGACTATTCCGGCCCGCCGGTCGATGATTCCCGATTGTCGGGCAGTGTGCACATCGTCGTCAGCAAAAGCCGTCCCGACCTGTTGACCGCGCTTGATGCGGCCATCAGCGCCATCAAACTGGACGGCAGCTACCGCATCCTGATGGCCCGGCACTTTCCCTTCGACATCAACTGA
- a CDS encoding sensor histidine kinase: MQTTPSDRLPSLRRRLAAIGIALAVAVLAVLGAMLVSGSTTHRVVEDSRIHTVPRILERQRATANLERLIRFGWITATATSAHDWRQASVTAQALAYHPSLSFDDEVRRQVMTVHAIIRQVVGKRERALTLRTATHGGGSAEAQEQDREARELWMPQEAILVSLQGKLADDGVRLMVERFDRVAEIADLTRQLAIGAAVLILLILAAATLIVWRNLLLPVLQVAQTMRGTLDGGAQERSLPSPATAEMAVMQNAAVQLREALHRAALRETALKASEQRLSSIFATSEAAIVLSDAQGQVMQANDSFLRLIDHDKALDLSLDHLTHGDDAAREAPLLRAMLNGETDRYRLDKRLRRHDGSCVWVDASVRAIRDGDAPPHQFVTVAIDISERMRAEQELHFIRALVDQSADPIYCLDPLDGGRMVWANAATCRHFGTSQKHLLTMRIPDWDPNIDAPAVEAMWQNPEPLSTRVFETTHRVAGGDIIPVEVSATWLEHDGRPYVAGYIRDIRDRNRMLMAVRRSNEDLQQFAYVASHDLQEPLRMVASFLQLLERRYADRLDTAGREYIQFAVDGAVRMKQLIEDLLAYSRIDSRGLQPQPVDLAVIAQAACDNLVSAIAENGGRVSLSDGLPMVMGDQPQLIRLLQNLIGNALKYRAPDRFPDITVSAQPHGDTWIIAVSDNGIGIAPQYHDRIFMIFQRLHGIAAYEGTGIGLAICKRIVERHGGEIWVESQENTGSTFKFTLHAADTAAHE; encoded by the coding sequence ATGCAGACCACCCCGTCCGATCGCCTACCGTCGCTGCGCCGCCGGCTTGCCGCCATCGGCATCGCCTTGGCCGTGGCCGTGCTGGCGGTTCTGGGGGCCATGCTGGTCTCGGGCTCGACCACCCATCGGGTGGTCGAGGACAGCCGCATCCACACCGTGCCGCGCATCCTGGAACGCCAGCGCGCCACCGCCAACCTGGAGCGCCTGATCCGCTTCGGCTGGATCACCGCCACCGCCACCTCCGCCCATGACTGGCGACAGGCTTCGGTGACCGCCCAGGCCTTGGCCTATCACCCGTCGCTTTCCTTCGACGACGAGGTCCGGCGCCAGGTGATGACCGTGCACGCAATCATCCGCCAAGTGGTGGGCAAGCGCGAACGGGCCTTGACCTTACGCACGGCCACCCACGGCGGCGGCAGTGCCGAAGCGCAGGAGCAGGACCGCGAGGCGCGTGAATTATGGATGCCGCAGGAAGCCATCCTGGTCAGCCTGCAAGGCAAACTGGCCGATGACGGCGTCAGGCTGATGGTGGAACGCTTCGACCGCGTCGCCGAGATCGCCGACCTGACCCGGCAATTGGCCATCGGCGCCGCCGTGCTGATCCTGCTGATCCTGGCGGCCGCGACCCTGATCGTCTGGCGCAATCTGTTGCTGCCGGTGTTGCAGGTGGCGCAAACCATGCGCGGCACCTTGGACGGCGGCGCCCAGGAACGATCGCTGCCCAGCCCAGCCACCGCCGAAATGGCGGTGATGCAAAACGCCGCCGTGCAACTGCGCGAGGCGCTGCATCGGGCCGCCTTGCGAGAAACGGCGTTGAAGGCCAGCGAGCAGCGCCTGAGCTCGATCTTCGCCACCTCCGAGGCCGCCATCGTGTTGAGCGATGCCCAAGGCCAGGTGATGCAGGCCAACGATTCCTTTTTGCGCCTGATCGACCACGACAAGGCCTTGGACCTCAGCTTGGATCACCTGACCCACGGCGACGATGCCGCGCGCGAGGCGCCATTGTTGCGGGCCATGCTGAATGGTGAAACCGACCGTTATCGTCTGGACAAGCGCCTGCGCCGTCACGACGGCTCGTGCGTGTGGGTCGACGCCTCGGTCCGTGCCATCCGCGACGGCGACGCGCCGCCACACCAGTTCGTCACCGTCGCCATCGACATCTCCGAACGTATGCGGGCCGAGCAGGAACTGCATTTCATCCGCGCCCTGGTCGACCAAAGCGCCGACCCCATCTATTGCCTCGACCCCTTGGATGGCGGGCGCATGGTCTGGGCCAATGCCGCCACCTGCCGCCATTTCGGCACCAGCCAAAAACACCTGCTGACCATGCGCATACCCGATTGGGATCCGAATATCGACGCCCCTGCGGTCGAAGCCATGTGGCAGAACCCGGAACCGCTCAGCACCCGGGTGTTCGAAACCACCCACCGGGTGGCCGGCGGCGATATCATCCCGGTGGAAGTCTCCGCCACCTGGCTGGAACATGACGGCAGGCCCTATGTGGCAGGCTATATCCGAGACATCCGCGATCGCAACCGCATGCTGATGGCCGTGCGCCGATCGAACGAGGATTTGCAGCAATTCGCCTATGTGGCATCGCACGATTTGCAGGAACCGTTGCGCATGGTCGCCAGCTTCCTGCAATTGCTGGAGCGCCGCTATGCCGACCGCCTGGACACGGCGGGACGCGAATACATCCAGTTCGCCGTCGATGGCGCCGTGCGCATGAAGCAACTGATCGAGGACTTGCTGGCCTATTCCCGCATCGATTCACGCGGGCTGCAGCCGCAGCCGGTGGACTTGGCCGTCATTGCCCAGGCCGCTTGCGACAATCTGGTTTCAGCCATCGCCGAAAACGGCGGACGGGTCAGTTTGTCGGACGGCTTGCCCATGGTCATGGGCGACCAGCCGCAATTGATCCGCCTGCTGCAAAACCTGATCGGCAATGCCCTGAAGTATCGCGCCCCCGACCGTTTCCCCGACATTACCGTGTCGGCACAACCTCACGGCGACACCTGGATCATCGCCGTCAGCGACAACGGCATCGGCATTGCGCCCCAATACCACGACCGCATCTTCATGATCTTCCAACGCCTGCACGGCATTGCCGCCTATGAAGGCACCGGCATCGGCCTGGCTATTTGCAAGCGAATTGTCGAGCGTCACGGTGGGGAAATATGGGTCGAATCACAAGAAAACACCGGATCGACCTTCAAGTTTACCCTGCACGCTGCAGATACCGCCGCACATGAATAG
- a CDS encoding PAS domain-containing protein, producing MDRTVTGIERTFQTDEIIVSKTDTTGRITYANDVFIGISGYTTAEVLGQPHSMIRHPDMPRAVFKLLWDRLALGHEVFAYVVNRCKNGDHYWVLAHVTPNLDSDGKTIGYHSCRRVPKRSAVETMSGLYASLRQVEAENERKAGLEKSSAMLMEAVTSLGFTSYDRFVLSLGR from the coding sequence ATGGATCGTACCGTTACCGGCATCGAGCGCACTTTCCAGACTGACGAGATCATCGTCAGCAAGACCGACACCACTGGTCGCATCACTTACGCGAATGATGTGTTCATCGGCATCAGCGGCTACACCACGGCGGAGGTGCTGGGCCAGCCGCACAGCATGATCCGTCACCCCGACATGCCGCGTGCAGTGTTCAAGCTGCTGTGGGACCGCCTTGCCCTGGGTCACGAGGTGTTCGCCTATGTGGTCAACCGCTGCAAGAACGGCGACCATTATTGGGTTCTGGCCCACGTCACCCCCAACCTGGATTCCGACGGCAAGACCATTGGCTACCACTCGTGCCGCCGTGTGCCCAAGCGCAGCGCGGTGGAAACCATGAGCGGGCTCTATGCCAGCCTGCGTCAGGTGGAGGCCGAGAACGAGCGCAAGGCCGGACTGGAAAAGTCGTCCGCCATGCTGATGGAAGCGGTCACCAGCCTGGGATTCACCAGCTATGACCGCTTTGTCCTGAGCCTGGGCCGATAG
- a CDS encoding methyl-accepting chemotaxis protein, whose translation MSAKKSIRKQAQLVSGSFLAIVALLAVFSFGGVIQSLNQASAQEEALNRFHTQVAPLALSARQLQMEVIQVQQYFSDVSATRGENGLDDGFNNAAKRRDMFLKTQQQTRALAEGLNSAEALKDLDNVAAAFPPYYDTGLKMAKAYVSEGTSAGNRHMEEFDQKAANMTQSLENLMAVSERLMAADRADAAAAAAASRSTAWVVSAVLLVVAALGLALALFMGSHIKKVAQVLQGAGEVMNRAARGDLNARIIRIERDDEIGMLLVSVNRVLDLTETFAKEIGAAMAAAQRKEYFRYIPEEGLRGDFLRFVRAINTILASMESRDAKTIEFETTVKGMVDEVAASTKGISGTANMMAHRSEATGGRSLDVGEAAQATTARAEVVSEATRQLVASINEIASQATQSSLVARRATEQISATSARMDALAQAISQIGQVVGLINTIAGQTNLLALNATIEAARAGEAGRGFAVVANEVKNLANQTATATGTITGQVEAVQSAAREAIDAIADIVHTIESIEGISAAIAGAVQQQEASTQEISRNIEGVVQEADHVSTSVSQLSQSSAHSCAGTVRVIWSARKLASVVNSMHDQVTRYIQSVS comes from the coding sequence ATGAGCGCCAAGAAGTCCATTCGCAAACAGGCCCAACTGGTCAGCGGCAGCTTTCTGGCCATCGTCGCCTTGCTGGCCGTGTTCAGCTTCGGCGGCGTCATCCAAAGCCTGAACCAGGCCAGTGCCCAGGAAGAGGCGCTGAACCGTTTTCATACCCAGGTGGCCCCCTTGGCCCTGAGCGCCCGTCAATTGCAGATGGAAGTGATCCAGGTTCAGCAATATTTCAGCGACGTCTCGGCCACACGCGGCGAAAATGGCCTGGATGACGGCTTCAACAATGCCGCAAAACGCCGCGACATGTTCCTGAAGACCCAGCAGCAGACCCGCGCCCTGGCCGAGGGTCTGAACAGCGCCGAGGCCCTGAAGGATCTGGACAACGTCGCCGCCGCCTTTCCGCCCTATTACGATACCGGGCTTAAGATGGCCAAAGCCTATGTGAGTGAAGGCACCAGCGCCGGCAACCGTCATATGGAGGAATTCGACCAGAAGGCCGCCAACATGACCCAGTCGCTGGAAAACCTGATGGCGGTGTCCGAGCGGCTGATGGCCGCCGACCGCGCCGACGCGGCGGCGGCGGCGGCGGCCAGCCGCTCCACCGCCTGGGTGGTCAGTGCCGTTTTGCTGGTCGTCGCCGCCCTCGGCTTGGCCTTGGCCCTGTTCATGGGCAGCCACATCAAAAAAGTGGCCCAAGTGCTGCAGGGCGCCGGTGAAGTGATGAACCGGGCCGCCCGTGGCGATCTGAACGCCCGAATCATCCGCATCGAACGCGACGACGAAATCGGCATGTTGCTGGTCTCGGTCAACCGGGTGCTCGACCTGACCGAAACCTTCGCCAAGGAAATCGGCGCCGCCATGGCCGCCGCCCAGCGCAAGGAATATTTCCGCTATATCCCCGAGGAGGGCCTGCGCGGCGACTTCCTGCGCTTCGTCCGCGCCATCAACACCATCTTGGCCTCCATGGAAAGCCGCGACGCCAAGACCATCGAATTCGAGACGACCGTCAAAGGCATGGTCGATGAAGTCGCCGCCTCGACCAAGGGTATCAGCGGCACCGCCAACATGATGGCCCATCGCTCGGAAGCCACCGGCGGGCGCTCGCTCGACGTGGGTGAAGCCGCCCAGGCGACCACGGCACGAGCCGAAGTGGTGTCGGAAGCCACCCGCCAATTGGTCGCCTCCATCAACGAAATCGCCAGCCAGGCCACCCAATCCAGCTTGGTCGCCCGCCGCGCCACCGAACAGATCAGCGCCACCTCGGCCCGTATGGACGCCCTGGCCCAGGCCATTTCCCAGATCGGCCAGGTGGTCGGACTGATCAACACCATCGCCGGACAAACCAATCTGCTGGCGCTGAACGCCACCATCGAAGCGGCCCGAGCCGGCGAAGCCGGTCGCGGCTTCGCCGTGGTCGCCAACGAAGTGAAGAACCTGGCCAACCAGACCGCCACCGCCACCGGCACCATTACCGGCCAGGTCGAAGCGGTACAATCGGCCGCGCGTGAAGCCATCGACGCCATCGCCGACATCGTCCACACCATCGAAAGCATCGAAGGCATTTCCGCCGCCATCGCCGGTGCCGTGCAGCAGCAGGAAGCCTCGACCCAGGAAATCTCCCGCAATATCGAAGGGGTGGTGCAGGAAGCCGATCACGTGTCGACCAGCGTGTCGCAATTGTCGCAATCCTCGGCCCATTCCTGCGCCGGCACCGTGCGCGTCATCTGGAGCGCCCGCAAACTGGCCAGCGTGGTCAATTCCATGCACGATCAGGTGACCCGCTACATCCAGTCGGTGAGCTGA
- a CDS encoding STAS domain-containing protein, which translates to MEYKVQNDGSTALVTLEGQLDFSANDTFEKLLDTLKSNPPSKLVFDLTGLSTIDSVGLGLLYIASEDLSGVPVVLRNPQGYVARLLDLTDAAKMFQIER; encoded by the coding sequence ATGGAATACAAGGTTCAGAATGACGGAAGCACCGCTTTGGTCACTTTGGAAGGCCAGCTGGATTTCTCCGCCAATGATACCTTTGAAAAGTTGCTGGATACGCTGAAGTCAAATCCGCCTTCCAAGTTGGTGTTCGATTTGACTGGTCTTTCCACTATTGATTCTGTCGGTTTGGGGTTGCTGTATATCGCTAGCGAAGATCTTTCCGGTGTTCCGGTTGTCTTGCGTAATCCCCAGGGCTATGTTGCCCGGCTGCTGGACCTGACCGACGCCGCCAAGATGTTCCAGATCGAACGCTGA
- a CDS encoding ATP-binding SpoIIE family protein phosphatase, with protein MADPQITRPSTTTSPDWSWATVMVVDDEEINRALLAGIARRDGIGTIVQAVDGLDCLHKLETVQPDLIILDIVMPNLDGFATCARIRAMPEWSDIPILVQTALTTPQDVLACFQAGASDVVVKPIRPAELTARLRVHLENRRMLRTLRDANQRIHKEMLGAREMQRTLFPSATALDQLRAEHGLCIEGKVEPLDGVGGDIWGLHPLSDTLVAVMVADFSGHGLMAALNTFWLHAFVSKQAAAMRQPAEFLKLLNGALRANLMRGHFATFFFGLIDLERDELHWAGAGAPKPILVLNDEFHELDTTGLPLGLTDRAIYGSHSVAFPPGACLLVFSDGLTDIASQDGTRIEAHGLMQRLRPHLLANPATNLAGILEAVAPAGQTRLSDDTTAVWIRRRPREANDLIDPRHLCLSGIELEQVKWWVTLLALPYRVTPIPGQPSRPIHLIASGEDQLLNNAFDCNFAAIVEIIADQLGEEPPEELVLPPSDTHMLVSLTTTTAYRLPLAMLVCDSLLARGMISEPAKGSILLALQEAIANGVVHGNLELHSPRRAFENMRAYWAEIRNRLADPAKARRRITIDCHLRDDLICITVTDQGRGYNPETVQDRDPSRPHGKGLKLISQLAAGIEVGLGGRQHALTFPRELN; from the coding sequence ATGGCCGATCCCCAAATTACGCGCCCCTCGACCACCACCAGCCCCGATTGGTCCTGGGCGACGGTGATGGTTGTCGACGACGAAGAGATAAACCGTGCGCTGCTGGCCGGAATCGCCCGGCGAGACGGCATCGGCACCATCGTCCAGGCGGTCGACGGACTGGATTGCCTGCACAAGCTGGAAACGGTGCAGCCGGACCTGATCATCCTGGACATCGTCATGCCCAACCTGGATGGCTTCGCCACCTGCGCCCGCATCCGCGCCATGCCCGAGTGGTCCGACATCCCCATCCTGGTGCAGACGGCGCTGACCACGCCGCAAGACGTGCTGGCCTGCTTCCAGGCCGGCGCCTCGGACGTGGTGGTCAAGCCGATCCGACCGGCGGAACTGACCGCACGCCTGCGCGTGCACCTGGAAAACCGCCGCATGCTCCGCACGCTGCGCGACGCCAATCAGCGCATCCACAAGGAGATGCTGGGGGCGCGTGAGATGCAGCGCACCTTGTTTCCCTCGGCGACGGCGCTGGACCAGTTGCGGGCCGAACACGGCCTGTGCATCGAAGGCAAGGTCGAGCCGTTGGACGGCGTCGGCGGCGACATTTGGGGATTGCATCCGCTCAGCGACACCTTGGTCGCGGTGATGGTGGCGGACTTCTCCGGCCACGGTCTGATGGCGGCGTTGAATACCTTTTGGCTGCATGCCTTCGTCAGCAAACAGGCGGCGGCCATGCGCCAGCCGGCGGAGTTTCTGAAGCTGCTCAACGGCGCCTTGCGGGCCAATCTGATGCGCGGCCATTTCGCCACCTTCTTTTTCGGCCTGATCGACCTGGAGCGTGACGAATTGCATTGGGCCGGTGCCGGCGCGCCCAAGCCGATCCTGGTGCTGAACGACGAATTCCATGAACTGGACACCACCGGCCTGCCCCTGGGCCTGACCGATCGCGCCATTTACGGCAGTCATTCGGTGGCATTTCCGCCCGGGGCCTGCCTGCTGGTGTTCAGCGACGGCCTGACCGACATCGCCAGTCAAGACGGCACCCGCATCGAAGCCCATGGCCTGATGCAACGCTTGCGCCCACATCTGCTCGCCAACCCGGCCACAAACCTGGCCGGTATCCTGGAAGCGGTGGCCCCAGCCGGCCAAACCCGGCTGAGCGACGACACCACGGCGGTGTGGATCCGCCGCCGTCCACGGGAAGCAAACGACCTGATCGACCCGCGCCACCTGTGCCTGAGCGGCATCGAGTTGGAACAGGTCAAATGGTGGGTGACCTTGCTGGCCCTGCCCTACCGCGTCACCCCCATACCAGGGCAGCCCAGCCGTCCGATCCATCTGATCGCCAGCGGCGAGGACCAACTTCTGAACAATGCCTTCGACTGCAATTTCGCCGCCATCGTCGAGATCATCGCCGATCAATTGGGCGAGGAACCGCCGGAAGAGCTGGTGCTGCCGCCCAGCGACACCCATATGCTGGTTTCCCTGACCACCACCACCGCCTATCGCCTGCCCTTGGCCATGCTGGTGTGCGATAGCCTGCTGGCCCGCGGCATGATCAGCGAACCGGCCAAGGGCAGCATCCTGCTGGCCTTGCAGGAAGCCATCGCCAATGGCGTCGTCCATGGCAATCTGGAACTGCATTCGCCACGCCGCGCCTTCGAAAACATGCGGGCCTATTGGGCGGAAATCCGCAACCGTCTGGCCGACCCGGCCAAGGCCCGACGCAGAATCACCATCGACTGCCACCTGCGTGACGACCTGATCTGCATCACCGTTACCGACCAGGGACGCGGCTACAACCCCGAAACCGTACAGGACCGCGACCCGTCGCGCCCGCACGGCAAGGGATTGAAGCTGATCAGCCAATTGGCGGCGGGAATCGAGGTGGGGCTGGGCGGGCGCCAGCACGCCTTGACCTTCCCGCGCGAACTGAACTGA
- a CDS encoding SDR family NAD(P)-dependent oxidoreductase, translating to MSRRPQAILITGASSGLGQALALAYAGPGITLFLSGRDRQRLHDVADACRARKAVVHALVINVTQAVPMATWIKECDGIRPLDLVIANAGISAGTGDGGGESADQARTIFAVNVDGVMNTVFPAIDIMRGRRHGQIAIMASLAGYRGLPGAPSYCASKAAVKAWGEGLRGLLARDGVRVSVICPGFVTTRMTAVNTFKMPFLMDADRAARIMVKGLARNRGRIAFPWPMAFGAWLSAALPDRLMGWIGARMPDKG from the coding sequence ATGAGCCGGCGCCCGCAAGCCATCCTGATCACCGGCGCCTCGTCCGGGTTGGGCCAAGCCCTGGCGCTGGCCTATGCCGGGCCCGGCATCACCTTGTTTCTGTCGGGGCGCGACCGCCAGCGGCTGCACGACGTCGCCGATGCCTGTCGGGCCAGGAAGGCCGTGGTCCACGCCTTGGTCATCAACGTGACGCAGGCGGTGCCCATGGCCACCTGGATCAAGGAATGCGACGGCATCCGGCCACTGGATCTGGTGATCGCCAATGCCGGCATTTCCGCCGGCACCGGCGATGGCGGCGGCGAAAGCGCCGATCAGGCCCGCACTATTTTCGCCGTCAACGTGGACGGTGTCATGAACACGGTGTTTCCGGCCATCGACATCATGCGTGGTCGCCGTCACGGTCAGATCGCCATCATGGCGTCCTTGGCCGGCTATCGTGGCTTGCCGGGGGCGCCAAGCTATTGCGCGTCCAAGGCGGCGGTAAAGGCCTGGGGCGAAGGTCTGCGCGGTCTGTTGGCGCGGGATGGCGTCAGGGTGTCGGTGATTTGTCCCGGCTTCGTCACCACGCGGATGACGGCGGTGAACACATTCAAGATGCCGTTCCTGATGGATGCCGACCGCGCCGCCCGCATCATGGTCAAGGGATTAGCGCGCAATCGGGGACGCATCGCCTTTCCCTGGCCCATGGCCTTCGGTGCCTGGCTGAGTGCCGCTTTGCCTGACCGCCTGATGGGCTGGATCGGGGCCCGGATGCCCGACAAGGGCTGA